The genome window TACCCGTACCAGTACGAGCCATCCGAGGTGGACCTGCAGGACAACCTGCCGGTCTCAGCGGAGGAGAAGTTCGAGTTCTTCGAGGGCATCGCCACCCGGGTGTTCAACCTGGAGCTCTGACCCCAGGTTCTGGGTCAGGAGGCGAGTTTCGAGCGCAGGGCGGCGAGCGCCGCCGTCGCGCCGGTCCAGAGGGTGGGCTGCGGCACGGGGACGAAGCGGGGCGAGTGGTTGACCGGCATGGTGCCGGACTCCACGGTGGCCGCGTCGAAGCCGCCGAAGAACCAGAACACGGAGGGTACGCCGAGCGCCCCGGGCAGGGTGCCGAAGTCCTCGGAGCCCATTCGGGGTTCGCCGTCCAGCACGTTCTCGGCACCCAGGGCGCCGCGCAGCACCTCGGCGAGCGCCGCCGTCGCGTCCGGGTCGTTGAGGTTCCGCGGGAATCGGTACAGCTCCTCGATCTCCGGCTCGGGGGCGCCGGAGGCGGCCGCCTCCGCGGAGATGATGCGGCGGATCGCGGCCAGGACGCTCTCGCGGACATCGTCCTCCATGGTGCGCACGTTCAGCGTGAACTCGGCGGTGGCCGGGATGATGTTCTCCTTCAGGCCGGCGTGGAAGGTGCCCACGGTCACGACGGCGGCCTGGCGGGGCCCGATCTCCCGCGAGACGATGCCCTGCAGCCGGGTGACGATGTGCGCGCCGAGCACGATGGGGTCGATGGAGTCCTGGGGCTGGGAGCCGTGGGACTGCTCGCCGCGCAGCGTCACCTTCCAGGAGTCCGCGTAGGCCATGGCCGGCCCGGAGACCACCTCGACCGTCCCGGCCAGGCCGGGCATGACGTGCTGACCGTAGATGATCTCGGGCTGCGGGGCCTTCTCCCACAGGCCGTCCTCCACCATGGCCTGCGCCCCGGCGGCGGTCTCCTCCCCGGGCTGGAAGAGGAGCACCAGGGTGCCGGACCAGCTGTCCCGGTCCCCGGCCAGGACCTCTGCGGCCGTCATCAGGGCGGCCACGTGGGTGTCATGGCCGCAGCCGTGCATCACCGGCACCTCGGTGCCGTCGGCCAGGGCGCCACGGGCGGTGCTGCGGTAGTCGACCGTGGAGTCCTCCTGGATCGGCAATCCGTCCGTGTCCGCCCGGAACCCGACGACGGGCCCCTCACCATTGCGCAGCACGCCCACCACGCCGGTGCCGCCGCAGCGGAAGTGCTCGATGCCCAGCGTGTCCAGGTGCGCTTCGATGAACGCCGCCGTGGCGTGCTCCTGCATGGACAGCTCCGGGTTGGCGTGCAGGTGCCGGTAGAAGGCGAACATGCGCTCCCGCAGCTCGGCGGGGATCTCCGGATACTCGGTGATGTCGGTCATGGGTGAATCTCTCCTTCGGTGGTGGCGGACTCGAACGGCTCGCGTTTGCGCACGTACCAGCCGATCACGAGGGTGACGATCACGGAAATCGCCGTGGCGGCCATGCCCAGGGCGGGCACCAGGGGAACCAGGGGAACCAGGACGAACTGCACCAGGGCGGCCACGACCGCGGCCACCGCGGTGGCGCGGACCTGCTTCAGGGAGACGATGGCCTGGATGATGACCGCGCCCAGCACGGCGGGCAGGACGTACACCCGGACCACGTCCGTGACGGATTCCGGGATCACGCTGATGAGCCAGGTTCCGAGGATCCCCACGAAGACGAGCAGGGAGAGCAGGTGCACGAAGGCCGCACCGCAGATGGCCATGACGGCGGCGAGCCCGCCGCGGTGCGTGCCCGGCTTGGCGCCGATCCGCGCCTGGGCGATGAGGGCGGAGGGCAGCAGCTTGTTGGAGATGTTGCCGATCATGAACGCCTGGTACATCGAGGCCGGGCCCAGGATCGGGAAATAGGTGATCGGCTCGATGATCCAGATGACGAAGAAGGTGCCGGCGACGGCGGCGAAGGCCGTGAAGAGGGCGGTGGCGGTCACGCCGAGGTCGGCGAAGAAGACCAGGTAGAGCGGGCCGGCCAGCGAGAAGACCAGCCCGGCCAGCATGGTCAGCCGGCCCCACCGCGAGGTGGTGGCGTCGAATTCGGCCATGCTGCCCGGCGACGCGGCGGTTGTGGAGGTGGCGGCGGTGGCACTGGATGTGGTGGCGGATGGTGCGGTCATCGGGACTCCTGGCGATGGAGGGAGGTCAAGGGGTGTGCGGGGCGGCCGGGCTCAGGCGACGGGCTCAAGCGACGGGCGCGAGCCCGGCGGACTGGGCGAGGTAGGCGGCGGCGAGGCCGAGCAGGATGGCGATGCCGAGTCCCCACTCGCGCAGCCACCGCATCCCCGGCAGGCGAGCGAGCAGCAGGCATGC of Citricoccus sp. K5 contains these proteins:
- a CDS encoding amidohydrolase translates to MTDITEYPEIPAELRERMFAFYRHLHANPELSMQEHATAAFIEAHLDTLGIEHFRCGGTGVVGVLRNGEGPVVGFRADTDGLPIQEDSTVDYRSTARGALADGTEVPVMHGCGHDTHVAALMTAAEVLAGDRDSWSGTLVLLFQPGEETAAGAQAMVEDGLWEKAPQPEIIYGQHVMPGLAGTVEVVSGPAMAYADSWKVTLRGEQSHGSQPQDSIDPIVLGAHIVTRLQGIVSREIGPRQAAVVTVGTFHAGLKENIIPATAEFTLNVRTMEDDVRESVLAAIRRIISAEAAASGAPEPEIEELYRFPRNLNDPDATAALAEVLRGALGAENVLDGEPRMGSEDFGTLPGALGVPSVFWFFGGFDAATVESGTMPVNHSPRFVPVPQPTLWTGATAALAALRSKLAS